The Pyricularia oryzae 70-15 chromosome 5, whole genome shotgun sequence genome includes a region encoding these proteins:
- a CDS encoding L-aminoadipate-semialdehyde dehydrogenase, which yields MSPALTIPYGRRLIPQVLDDLARTTPDREMFSVPRSDDPKDGWKTLSYGQVAGAVDRVAGYLLEQKKDILSRCASSSSSGNSQTNGSGDSRAQDEFPTLAYLGPSDARYVIFAVACVKAGMKALFISPRNPKAAQLNLFDKTNCNAIYYDPEYDHEVRLWLDERTTMMGVRVHSAQEWIDGWGADKGSKPAHVPYTKTFEEAEWDPFMVMHTSGSTGFPKPVFVRVGMLAVSDSFHSAPEFMGSPTIFSTSMAGRRILNPMPLFHAAGLYVSLLRAVYFAMPVALGITSRPVTPQSVMDALANVDVDMAILPPAILDEIAYIPEAVDALRRLDYVLFGGGPLNPEAGDRLSVREGVRLLNMIGYTEAAPLAYHVQRDPKLWQWFIVDSERMGNKWVPYGDLTDEGEVYEHVIKRKEKNDPPGSQGIFYTFPDLHEYPTKDLYIKHPTLPNHWKYHGRADDVIVFSNGEKLNPVSIEAAVASHPDLKAAMVVGAGRFQPALIVEPALPELSPKNDQEADRFVERIWPLVEEANRVSVAHGRIAKELILVASPHKPFPRAGKGTVQRPAAVKLYKLETDALYEKAGMEADGAADSSIPIDVSSKPKLAESIRELFEQLGEMNNKGKKLALDRDFFTAGVDSLQVLNAVRMIRRGLEAAGLPRPSPSVLAPRFIYAHPTAEKLAAYVFDTIIHGQQNGHANGNNNNNSGPSPDIQAMKAQLEKYTRGLRSDPASQKNKPAPSETDQTIILTGSTGALGSYILDMLQSSASVGKIICLNRGDDSGARQKKLSAERGLATSFAKVEFYNADLSRPDLGLDAETYDRLLRDTDRIVHNAWPVNFNMSVETFEPHVASARNFVDLALKAAKNVHVVFVSSIGTADGWTGAEAFPERRSDDLTLPSTGYGRSKLVSSLIFDEARERSGVSTAVVRVGQIAGPRGDKGAWNRQEWLPSIVASSLALGALPGSLGPMDDVEWTPTEDMAKLILEVADILPTREGWKHDNEGYFHGVNPRSSKWSELVPHVHDFYGDRIKEIVPIEKWVELLEKSASDTKNIEKNPGVKLLDFYQGLLHSRNIKFDMRRTCELSPTMASLEAVTPELMKNWCRQWEF from the coding sequence ATGTCTCCCGCACTTACAATACCGTACGGCCGACGCCTAATCCCACAGGTCCTGGACGACTTGGCCAGGACCACACCGGACAGGGAGATGTTCTCGGTGCCACGCTCCGACGACCCCAAGGACGGCTGGAAGACGTTGAGCTACGGGCAGGTGGCGGGCGCCGTCGACCGCGTGGCCGGCTACCTGCTGGAGCAAAAGAAGGACATACTGTCGAGGTGcgcgagcagcagcagcagcggcaacaGCCAGACCAACGGGAGCGGCGACTCGAGGGCGCAGGACGAGTTCCCGACGCTGGCGTACCTCGGCCCCAGCGACGCGCGCTACGTCATCTTCGCCGTGGCCTGCGTCAAGGCCGGCATGAAGGCGCTCTTCATCTCGCCGAGGAACCCCAAGGCGGCGCAGCTGAACCTCTTTGACAAGACCAACTGCAACGCCATCTACTACGACCCAGAGTACGACCACGAGGTCCGGCTGTGGCTGGACGAGCGCACGACCATGATGGGCGTCAGGGTGCACTCGGCGCAGGAGTGGATCGACGGCTGGGGCGCAGACAAGGGCAGCAAGCCGGCGCACGTACCCTACACAAAGACGTTTGAGGAGGCCGAGTGGGACCCCTTCATGGTCATGCACACCAGCGGCAGCACCGGGTTCCCGAAGCCCGTGTTTGTGCGCGTGGGCATGCTGGCCGTGTCGGATTCCTTCCACTCGGCGCCCGAGTTCATGGGCAGCCCCACAATCTTCAGCACGAGCATGGCCGGCCGGCGCATCCTGAACCCGATGCCGCTGTTCCACGCCGCCGGCCTGTACGTCAGCCTCCTGCGGGCCGTCTACTTTGCCATGCCCGTCGCGCTCGGCATCACCTCGCGGCCCGTGACGCCGCAGTCCGTCATGGACGCCCTGGCCAACGTCGACGTCGACATGGCCATCCTCCCGCCCGCCATCCTGGACGAGATCGCCTACATCCCCGAGGCCGTCGACGCCCTGCGGCGGCTCGACTACGTCCTCTTTGGCGGCGGGCCCCTGAACCCCGAGGCCGGCGACCGCCTCTCGGTGCGCGAGGGCGTCAGGCTGCTCAACATGATCGGCTACACCGAGGCCGCGCCGCTGGCCTACCACGTGCAGAGGGATCCCAAGCTCTGGCAGTGGTTCATCGTCGACTCGGAGAGGATGGGCAACAAGTGGGTTCCCTACGGCGACCTGACCGACGAGGGTGAGGTGTACGAGCACGTCATCAAGCGCAAGGAGAAGAACGACCCGCCCGGATCCCAGGGCATCTTCTACACCTTCCCCGACCTGCACGAGTACCCGACCAAGGACCTGTACATCAAGCACCCGACGCTGCCCAACCACTGGAAGTACCACGGCCGCGCCGACGACGTCATCGTCTTCTCCAACGGCGAGAAGCTCAACCCCGTCTCCATcgaggccgccgtcgccagccACCCGGACCTCAAGGCCGCCATGGTCGTCGGCGCAGGCCGGTTCCAGCCCGCGCTGATCGTCGAGCCCGCGCTGCCCGAGCTCTCGCCCAAGAACGACCAGGAGGCCGACCGCTTCGTCGAGCGCATCTGGCCGCTCGTCGAGGAGGCCAACCGCGTCTCCGTCGCCCACGGCCGCATCGCCAAGGAGCTGATCCTCGTGGCGAGCCCGCACAAGCCCTTCCCCCGCGCCGGCAAGGGCACGGTGCAGCGTCCCGCCGCCGTCAAGCTCTACAAGCTCGAGACGGACGCCCTGTACGAAAAGGCCGGCATGGAGgccgacggcgccgccgacTCGTCCATCCCCATCGACGTCTCCTCCAAGCCCAAGCTGGCCGAGTCCATCCGGGAACTGTTTGAGCAGCTCGGCGAGATGAAcaacaagggcaagaagctcGCGCTCGACCGGGACTTTTTCACCGCCGGCGTCGACTCCCTGCAGGTCCTCAACGCCGTGCGCATGATCCGCCGCGGcctcgaggccgccggcCTGCCCAGGCCGTCGCCCTCGGTCCTCGCGCCACGCTTCATCTACGCCCACCCGACCGCCGAGAAGCTGGCCGCTTACGTCTTCGACACGATAATCCACGGGCAGCAAAACGGCCACGCAaacggcaacaacaacaacaacagcggcCCGTCCCCCGACATCCAGGCCATGAAGGCGCAGCTTGAAAAGTACACGAGGGGTCTGCGCAGCGACCCGGCCTCGCAgaagaacaagcccgcgccgtccGAGACCGACCAGACCATCATCCTCACGGGCTCCACGGGCGCGCTGGGGTCCTACATCCTCGACATGCTGCAGTCATCCGCCTCTGTGGGCAAGATCATCTGCCTGAACCGGGGCGACGACAGCGGCGCGCGGCAGAAGAAGCTCAGCGCCGAGCGCGGGCTGGCGACCTCGTTCGCCAAGGTCGAGTTCTACAACGCGGACCTGTCCCGACCGGACCTGGGGCTCGACGCCGAGACGTACGACCGACTGCTCCGCGACACGGACCGCATCGTGCACAACGCCTGGCCCGTCAACTTCAACATGTCGGTCGAGACCTTTGAGCCGCACGTGGCGTCGGCGCGCAACTTTGTCGACCTCGCCCTCAAGGCCGCCAAGAACGTCCACGTCGTCTTTGTCAGCTCCATCGGCACGGCCGACGGGTGGACCGGAGCCGAGGCGTTCCCGGAGCGCCGCTCCGACGACCTGACGCTGCCCTCGACCGGCTACGGGCGCTCCAAGCTGGTCAGCTCGTTGATCTTCGACGAGGCCAGGGAGCGCAGCGGCGTGTCGACGGCCGTGGTGCGCGTGGGCCAGATCGCCGGCCCGAGGGGCGACAAGGGCGCCTGGAACCGGCAAGAGTGGCTGCCGTCCATCGTGGCCAGCTCGCTCGCCCTCGGCGCGCTTCCTGGGAGCCTGGGCCCCATGGACGACGTCGAGTGGACGCCCACCGAGGATATGGCCAAGCTGATCCTCGAGGTCGCCGACATTCTGCCCACGCGCGAGGGCTGGAAGCATGACAACGAGGGATATTTCCACGGCGTCAATCCGCG